A genomic window from Silene latifolia isolate original U9 population chromosome 11, ASM4854445v1, whole genome shotgun sequence includes:
- the LOC141614040 gene encoding uncharacterized protein LOC141614040 produces the protein MLDGWSVTTNSNYHKGGRVWLLWRPSLFDVQVQAYDAQFIHAKVTSRITLQSFHLTMIYAFNDGQERKVLWRFGTVSTRCSSPWAWAGDFNTVVNPAERLGGQTKQSDMDDFIECIATCGMTDIPAIGAYYTGLISKSLGQRVYSRLDRFLINQEWGDLFLDMNAHFHPAGLFDHSPCIVSHTQIGSMKRASFKYFNMWGKAPSFSPKVQMVWQQEIPGHKMFCVVKKLKALKPVLKDINKECFSDIENATVLAEKELYAVQTKLYQDPQHTDLIQQEIKIADSLRRLTEARDSFLLQKAKVKWTEHGDSNSAYFHGVIRRR, from the coding sequence ATGCTGGACGGATGGAGTGTTACTACCAATAGTAACTATCATAAGGGAGGAAGAGTTTGGCTTTTATGGAGACCTAGTTTATTTGATGTGCAAGTGCAAGCTTATGATGCACAATTCATTCATGCTAAGGTTACATCTAGAATTACCCTGCAGTCCTTTCATTTGACTATGATCTATGCTTTTAATGATGGACAAGAGAGGAAAGTTTTATGGCGATTTGGAACAGTTTCGACTCGGTGTTCGAGTCCATGGGCTTGGGCAGGGGACTTTAATACAGTGGTAAATCCTGCTGAAAGATTGGGTGGACAAACCAAGCAAAGTGATATGGATGATTTTATTGAGTGTATAGCGACTTGTGGCATGACCGACATTCCTGCAATCGGTGCTTACTATACCGGACTAATAAGCAAGAGCCTCGGACAAAGAGTGTATAGTAGACTTGATAGGTTCCTGATAAATCAAGAATGGGGAGATCTATTTCTTGATATGAATGCTCACTTTCATCCTGCTGGACTGTTTGATCACAGTCCATGTATTGTTAGTCATACTCAGATAGGAAGCATGAAGAGAGCCAGCTTCAAGTACTTCAACATGTGGGGTAAAGCTCCATCTTTTTCTCCAAAAGTCCAAATGGTATGGCAGCAAGAGATACCTGGGCATAAAATGTTCTGTGTTGTGAAAAAATTGAAAGCTCTGAAGCCTGTGTTAAAAGATATAAACAAAGAGTGCTTTTCTGATATAGAAAATGCTACTGTACTGGCAGAGAAGGAGTTGTATGCAGTGCAAACGAAATTATATCAAGATCCACAGCATACTGATCTGATCCAGCAGGAAATTAAAATTGCTGACTCTTTGAGGAGACTAACAGAGGCAAGGGATAGTTTTTTATTGCAGAAAGCAAAGGTAAAATGGACTGAGCATGGGGATAGTAACTCTGCATATTTCCATGGAGTCATCAGAAGGAGATGA